A window from Triplophysa dalaica isolate WHDGS20190420 chromosome 3, ASM1584641v1, whole genome shotgun sequence encodes these proteins:
- the kiss1ra gene encoding KISS1 receptor a codes for MFDWNSTELMNSSVGNSSMEDTEEEEHPFLTDAWLVPLFFSLIMLVGLIGNSLVIYVISKHRQMRTATNFYIANLAATDIIFLLCCVPFTATLYPLPGWIFGDFMCKFVAFLQQVTVQATCITLTAMSGDRCYVTVYPLKSLHHRTPRVAMIVSICIWIGSFILSIPIFIYQRLEDGYWYGPRKYCMERFPSKTHEKAFILYQFIAVYLLPVLTISFCYSFMLKRVGQASVEPVDNNHQVHLLSERTISIRGKISKMVVVIVVLFTICWGPIQIFVLFQSFYPNFKANYATYKIKTWANCMSYANSSINPIVYGFMGASFRKSFRKTFPFLFRHKVRDSSVASRTANAEIKFVATEESNTERK; via the exons ATGTTTGACTGGAACTCGACTGAGCTAATGAATAGTTCTGTTGGAAACTCCAGCATGGAGGATACAGAGGAAGAGGAGCATCCTTTCCTGACGGACGCTTGGCTGGtgcctctctttttctctctcatcaTGTTGGTGGGGCTGATCGGGAACTCGCTGGTCATTTATGTCATCTCCAAGCATAGGCAGATGAGGACCGCAACTAACTTTTACATTG cTAATTTGGCTGCGACTGACATCATTTTCCTGCTCTGCTGTGTGCCGTTTACCGCCACACTCTATCCTCTACCCGGCTGGATATTCGGGGACTTCATGTGCAAATTTGTGGCTTTTCTCCAACAA GTGACTGTACAGGCAACATGCATCACTCTGACCGCAATGAGTGGAGACCGTTGCTACGTGACCGTGTATCCTCTGAAGTCCCTTCACCACCGGACCCCACGCGTCGCTATGATTGTAAGCATCTGTATCTGGATCG GTTCCTTCATTCTTTCCATACCGATCTTCATATACCAGAGGCTTGAGGATGGCTATTGGTATGGGCCAAGAAAATACTGCATGGAGAGGTTCCCCTCAAAGACCCATGAGAAGGCTTTCATCTTGTATCAGTTCATAGCTGTGTATCTACTCCCTGTCCTTACCATTTCTTTCTGTTACTCCTTCATGTTGAAGAGAGTAGGACAGGCCTCTGTTGAACCTGTGGACAACAACCATCAG GTCCACCTGCTCTCAGAGAGAACCATCTCTATTAGGGGTAAGATTTCCAAAATGGTAGTGGTCATTGTTGTCCTCTTCACCATCTGCTGGGGTCCCATTCAGATCTTTGTCCTCTTCCAGTCTTTCTATCCAAACTTCAAGGCGAACTATGCAACCTATAAGATCAAGACGTGGGCTAACTGCATGTCCTACGCCAACTCTTCTATCAACCCCATTGTCTATGGTTTTATGGGGGCCAGCTTCCGCAAGTCTTTCAGGAAGACCTTCCCGTTCCTCTTCAGACACAAAGTGAGGGACAGCAGCGTGGCCTCTCGCACGGCCAATGCAGAAATTAAGTTTGTAGCAACTGAAGAGAGCAACACTGAGAGAAAATGA